Below is a genomic region from Pseudarthrobacter sulfonivorans.
TTACCGGCGACTCCGGTACGGGCTTGTCGCCGTCCCGGACTGCCGGTTCCTCTTCCATTGGGGTGGAAGGGATCCGGGCACCATTTTGGTTATTTGGGAGATTATCACGCGATTCACTATCCGAGACAGAAGAGTCCGCATCGCGGACCGGTGCCTTTTCTTCCCCCGCAGCGTCCACGTCCTCGACTGCTGCCGGCTCGCGGCCCGCCAGGAAGGGAGTGTCCGGTTCCGGGCGGCCCTTCAATCCCAGGAGGACGAACACGATGAGTGCTGCCACAAAGACAAAGATGCTGGTCCAGACGTTGAGCCTGGTGGTGATCCCGAACAGGTTGATCTGTTCGGCGTCGTCGATCCGCATTGCTTCGATCCACACCCGGCCCAGCGTGTAATACATGGCGTAGAGCCAGAAGAGCCGGGCGCGGCGGAAGTGGAATCGGCGGTCCAGGGCCAGCAAGATGAGCACGCCGGCGATGTTCCAGAGTGACTCATACAGGAACGTGGGGTGGAAGAGCGTATCCACCGGCATGCCGGCCGGGAAGTTGGGGTTGTCCGCATCAATCTGCAGGCCCCACGGGAGGGTGGTGGGCCCGCCGAAGAGCTCCTGGTTGAAGTAGTTACCCCAGCGGCCAACGGCCTGCGCCAGCAGCAGTCCGGGCGCCGCGGCGTCCAGGAAGGCGGTGAGTTTCACACCGGACCGGCGGCAGCCGATCCAGGCGCCCAGGACGCCCAGAACCACGGCACCCCAGATGCCCAGTCCGCCACGCTGGATCTGCGGGATGAGCCACAGGTCCCCGGTCCCGTCGAAGCCGGGCCCGAAGTAGGCGTCCGGGGACGAAACCACGTGGTAGAGCCGGCCGCCGATGATGCCGAAGGGAATCGCCCAGATGACGATGTCCCAGACGCTGCCTTCGGGCGCACCGCGGCGGGCCCACCTGACGGACGTGAGCCACAAGCCCACGATGATCCCGGCGAGGATACACAGGGCATAGGCGTGGATCCGCAGAGTCCCCCACGGTAGCGGGATGTCGAAGCCGGACCAGTCCGGGCTGGGAATGCTGGCCGGCACCAGGGCGGCGGCCTGAAGGAGGATCTGCATGGGGGTTAGGCTTCTTCCCTGACGAGTCCTGCGCTCAGGTCCCGGGTGAGGTCTGCGACGGCGGGGACTCCCCCGTCACGGATGGCGGCAACAAGCGCGGTGCCAACGATGACACCGTCTGCGTATGCTGCGATCTCGCGGACGTGGCTGGCGTTGGAGACGCCGAGTCCCACACACACGCGTTCGGCGCCGGCGGCGTGCGTGTCAGCCACGAGCTTCTCCGCGCTGCTGCTGACGGCCTGGCGGGTCCCCGTCACGCCCATGATGGAGACGGCGTACACAAAGCCGCGGCTTGCCTTGACGGTCATAGCCAGGCGCTCCGGGGTGGAGGACGGCGCCACGAGGAACACGCGGTCCAGTCCGTACTTATCCGAGGCGGCGAACCATTCCGATGCTTCGTCCGGGATGAGGTCAGGCGTGATGAGCCCTGCTCCCCCGGCTTCGGCCAGCCGGCGCGAGAACTCGTCCACACCCATCCGGACCACGGGGTTCCAGTAGGTCATCACCAGCACGGCGACGTCGGTGGCTGCCGTGATGCCGGCGACAACGTCAAAGACGCTCTCGACTCGGAATCCGTTGGCGATCGCCTCGGTGGTGGCGGCCTGGATGACCGGGCCGTCCATAACCGGATCCGAGTAGGGAATGCCGATTTCGATCAGGTCGGCACCGTTCTTCGCCATGGCGATGCCGGCGTCGATGGTGGCCTGGACGTCCGGGTACCCGGCAGGCAGGTAGCACACGAGCGCTGAGCGCCCGGCGTCCCGTGCACGGTCGATGGCGGCGGCGGACTTGCTGGCCGTCTGTTCAGTCATCAGTTCTGGTCCTCGTTGTTGTCCGCGGCGCTGGTGGCAGGGGCAGCTGTGGCGGGAACGGCTTCAGTTTCCGCCCTGTCGGCAGGGCCCTTGGGCTTGCGGGTGGACAGGTTGGTGCCCTTGACCTTGCCCTCCTCGTCGAGCATGTCAAACCATTCCGCGGCGGTTTCCACGTCCTTGTCGCCGCGGCCGGAAAGGTTCACAATGACCACAGTTTCGGACGGGTCGGCACTGCCTTCGGTGAGGCGCTTCCCGACCTTGATGGCACCCGCGAGGGCGTGTGAGGATTCGATGGCGGGGATGATCCCCTCCGTCCGGCAGAGCAGCTTGA
It encodes:
- the lgt gene encoding prolipoprotein diacylglyceryl transferase produces the protein MQILLQAAALVPASIPSPDWSGFDIPLPWGTLRIHAYALCILAGIIVGLWLTSVRWARRGAPEGSVWDIVIWAIPFGIIGGRLYHVVSSPDAYFGPGFDGTGDLWLIPQIQRGGLGIWGAVVLGVLGAWIGCRRSGVKLTAFLDAAAPGLLLAQAVGRWGNYFNQELFGGPTTLPWGLQIDADNPNFPAGMPVDTLFHPTFLYESLWNIAGVLILLALDRRFHFRRARLFWLYAMYYTLGRVWIEAMRIDDAEQINLFGITTRLNVWTSIFVFVAALIVFVLLGLKGRPEPDTPFLAGREPAAVEDVDAAGEEKAPVRDADSSVSDSESRDNLPNNQNGARIPSTPMEEEPAVRDGDKPVPESPVTGSSRHKATESAPEAGTNK
- the trpA gene encoding tryptophan synthase subunit alpha, which codes for MTEQTASKSAAAIDRARDAGRSALVCYLPAGYPDVQATIDAGIAMAKNGADLIEIGIPYSDPVMDGPVIQAATTEAIANGFRVESVFDVVAGITAATDVAVLVMTYWNPVVRMGVDEFSRRLAEAGGAGLITPDLIPDEASEWFAASDKYGLDRVFLVAPSSTPERLAMTVKASRGFVYAVSIMGVTGTRQAVSSSAEKLVADTHAAGAERVCVGLGVSNASHVREIAAYADGVIVGTALVAAIRDGGVPAVADLTRDLSAGLVREEA